Within the Polaribacter pectinis genome, the region TTGGCGTTTTTTCATATCAGAACTGGTTTCGTTAAGCGTACAAATTTGGAATACATTTGGATTATCCCATCCTTCCTTTAGAGCCGAGTGTGAAAAGATAAAGCGTAATTTAGAATCAAAACTCAACAAACGCTCCTTATCTTTCATAATAAGATTATAAGCATCATTATCTGCATTTGTAGTACCACTTGAGTCTTTAAAAAATTCAAATTTGTCCTTTTTATTACTCTTCTTACTCTTTTTATCGATAGAGAAATAACCATTATGTATATCTTTTACTTCAGCATCTAAATCCTTAATACCTTCAAATAGTGTTTTATATTTGGGATGTTTTATGTGTTTAATATATTCTTCCTCAAACATTTGTGCGTATTTACCATTATTAGCAACACCATCTTCATCATATATTCTATAGTTGGAAACCTTATCCAGAAAGAATAAACTCAATACCTTAATATCTTTTGGATTAAGAAGTAACTCTTTATTAAGATGCTCTTCTATAGTTTTACTTATTTGTTTCCGTTTAATCAAATCATCATCTACAGAACCAATAACTTGCCCAAGGCTTAGATAGTCTGGTTTACTTGTAAAGTCGATATATTCATTACCTCTTTCTGCACTTATATCTTTAATAATGTAGCCTTCATAGACTTCCCTTCTCGTTACATCTTCATATAAATCTACACCCTGTTTTACCCATTTTTTTTCGCGAGTTAGTTTTCCATTTTTAAATGAATCAACTTCAACATAGGCACGCAAACCACTTTTATTATCAACTTTTAAGAGTTTTATATAGGCTTGATTGTGAACATTCTCTACTTCAAGAGATGCTACTTCGATTTGTTTAACAAGCTTTTGTTCATAAGCATCAACAGAGTCTAATTTATACATTAGATTATGCTTTTCCTTGTGTGTTGCTGAATAACGTAAAGTACAAAGTGGGTTTAAAGAGCTAATAGCTTCTTTCGCTTTCGCTGTTGTATCTACTGATTGTGGCTCATCAATAATGACAATTGGATTTGTAGAGCTAATATAATCAATAGGTTTATAACCACTTAGTTTATCATTTGTACGGTGGATAATATTTGCAGAAGTTTCCTTTGAAATATTGGTAAAACTTTTACGAAAAGCATCAATATTGATTACCATGATTTGAATATAATCGTTGGTCGCAAAACTTCTAACTTGTTCTAATTTACTTGAATCGTAGGTGAAAAAATCATAATTCACATTGTCATAAATTCCCTTGAAGTGATCTTTGGTAATATCTAATGATTTATTTGTTCCTTCTTTAATAGCGATTGATGGAACTACAATAATAAATTTAGTGAACCCATATTTTTTATGCATTTCAAAAATAGAACGTAGATAAACGTATGTTTTACCTGTTCCTGTTTCCATCTCAACAGAAAAGTCTCTTGAGTTTAGTTCCTTGGTTTGCTTTAAACCATTTCGAAGCTGTATTTTCTGTACATTCTCTAGCAATTCTTCATCTAATAAAGAGAGTTTGTTACCAACACCAAGTTCTGTAGTAAACATTGCAGATTGTCCTGTATGGTCTTGAATAGGAGCAACAGTAAAGTTTGTTGTGCAAATTTCTTGACCTTCAAAAATATCAGTTATAGATTTTATAGCTTCTTGTTGG harbors:
- a CDS encoding type III restriction-modification system endonuclease, encoding MAKEMKLKFEGNLEYQQEAIKSITDIFEGQEICTTNFTVAPIQDHTGQSAMFTTELGVGNKLSLLDEELLENVQKIQLRNGLKQTKELNSRDFSVEMETGTGKTYVYLRSIFEMHKKYGFTKFIIVVPSIAIKEGTNKSLDITKDHFKGIYDNVNYDFFTYDSSKLEQVRSFATNDYIQIMVINIDAFRKSFTNISKETSANIIHRTNDKLSGYKPIDYISSTNPIVIIDEPQSVDTTAKAKEAISSLNPLCTLRYSATHKEKHNLMYKLDSVDAYEQKLVKQIEVASLEVENVHNQAYIKLLKVDNKSGLRAYVEVDSFKNGKLTREKKWVKQGVDLYEDVTRREVYEGYIIKDISAERGNEYIDFTSKPDYLSLGQVIGSVDDDLIKRKQISKTIEEHLNKELLLNPKDIKVLSLFFLDKVSNYRIYDEDGVANNGKYAQMFEEEYIKHIKHPKYKTLFEGIKDLDAEVKDIHNGYFSIDKKSKKSNKKDKFEFFKDSSGTTNADNDAYNLIMKDKERLLSFDSKLRFIFSHSALKEGWDNPNVFQICTLNETSSDMKKRQEIGRGLRLAVNQQGERIRGFEVNTLTVMANQSYEDFVTELQNEIEKDTGIRFGILETHTFANLATGIEGEDNKYFGEQNSEKLYDYMLEKGYIDLKGKVQDTLKTDLKNNEVEIPEAYEYLKTPILKTLKKIAGNLNVKNAEERKHIKLNKHVFLSDDFKSLWDKVKYKTTYSVKFDTEKLVKKCAESIRDNLIAGRGKFIFKKAKAEITKGGVEATETSQSTSLVESKFIYLPDVVSYLQNETNLTRRTVVDILVMSGRLDAFKNNPQRFIDEAIRLIKTEMRHFIVDGISYQKIGVGEYYKQELFEGDELVGYIKENLAQSTKSPFDHVIYDSAIEKDITKDFELSEEVKVYAKLPSWFKIDTPLGTYNPDWAVLWDDGTSSKLYFVVETKGTLSWEFLRPTEKGKIECGKKHFEALGDDIKLEVANSYESFVDVVTGK